The DNA window tccccagatctgtgcctcgatacaatcctgtctcggaggtctacagacaattccttggacttcatggcttggtttgtgctctgacatgcactgttaactgtgggaccttatatagacaggtgtgtgcctttccaattcatgtccaatcaactgaatttaccacaggtgggctccaatcaagttgtagaaacatttcaaggatgatcagtggaaacaggatgcacctgagctcaattttgagtgtcatgacaaaggctgtgaatacttatgtacatgtgatttttttcgttttttatttttaataaatttgcaaatatttcaaacaaacttctttcacgttgtcattatggggtattgtttgtagatccgcagaagttgtactcggaaccgtcatatcctgccggaaataggggcgaggagcctacccccatgcaggacgggactcaacttgtggtggtggaggttgctgtgttagcacactgaaacgcaatgtgatagattgtgagcagacttataaagcattggcttacctgtgattggctaggagttacctagctaatggtgtgatgatgtacagctgctagtcttcccgctagaactacgctgcactacatttacattttaagaatttaaaaaatcattatttcatttatgtatggattgttttccaaatgaggacatccCAAAAGTTTTTGCTCACTtaaatttgtccccaaactagGCTAAGAACACacacagaccctgtttacaccaggtattaagatgcgtttcgggtgatctgatcccatgtggtcagtgctaaatacagatCTTAATGGGGTCTAAaaagttttgtgatcggatcacagaaaccacattCGAGGTCAAACAACACATGTAAGGAAATAACCATTCAATCGGAAACAATCACGagaacttcatggatcttcttcattgtgtctgatatcaacatacaGAGACACAGAGGAGAAGCACTCACTTCTGATACTCAGGTTAATACCAGAATAAATGGATAAATCTGATCGAAATGATCACCCGATCAGATCACCCGAGAAgcatcttaaaaccaggtgtagacggggtcacacacacacacacacacacacacacacacacacacacacacacacatacacacacacacacattcattctcTGTCATCTGCTTTCTCTCTATCCTGTTCTGTCTGCTGGAATatccaattaaattaaatttggcAGTTAATTAGCtaattaattaataaactaattaaTTCAAGACTTTTACCCCACTCCCACTATGTACACTGAAAGGATTTTAATGCTCGGATGAAGCCTCATAAATTGAAATGCGAagtatgtctaaaaaaaaaaaaaatccctagaATTGcacttttattatattatattatattatattatattattttattttattttattttatattatattcattatttaaaatCACAAAACCATCATGTATAATCAAATTATcgattaatataatataatataatataatataatatatatatatatatatatatatatatatatatatatatatatatatatatatatatatatatatatatatattttttttttttttttttttttttttttttaattgacttcTGGGTCAAAAACAGGGTTAAATAGTTTAAAACAGGAACAAGAAAATCAAAAGGAGGATGGAAAGCCTAAATAACTACAgtttaattatacatttacaatttaacCAGGTAAATTTATGAATCTATTTTACTAAAAAGGCTTTATCTTCTTATGTTGACAGATAAGTGTGTTTGAAAACACTtatagcaagagagagagagagatgagcaaacacttcattcagctgctctgctcACCAGTCACACCAAGGATCCTAATCAATCCTGGAAATTGGTTTGTTCCCTGACAAGGTTACGAAATGACAGGGGGtagaaaagagagacagagagaaaggaaaagacagatgggaagggaggagagagaaagaaaataaaagagagaTGTTGGTCTTTGCTTACTGACAGGCTGCTCACTCCAGCAAGGATTTTGGGAATAAGGGAGTTGGGTTGTGTTTGGGCTTGGGGCAAAGATTATGATGCAATGCAGAAtatatgtgttcaataaatatgtaatacagaAAGAGTAGTGTAGGGgctgttgctttctgtgtatgtgtgttgtgtgactTTGTGCGCTCATTTACTGTTCCTCAGCACACTAATGCTTTCACAACCCTGTCACAGTGAAATGTGGGGCCCATTTTCTTCCCGTCCCAGCTGAacccagtatgtgtgtgtgtgtgtatatatatatatatatatatatatatatatatatatatatatatatatatatatatatatacacacacacacacacacacacacacacacacactgtaaaaaaaaatcctgttgtttttacaaaaaaaaaaaaaactggcagctgtggatGCCAGAATAATTacgtaaaaaatacagtaaaaatttaaacaactttacagaacaacctgtaaattgtacagtttaaaactgttgtaatttacatgaccatgatggcactgtaaaataaaaattcagttaaatttacagtaaaaaaaaacatcataaacttcatattagccttctgaaactgtaaaaatctgcttttttactttataaggtatttgttaatcaccgtagcaactacagaagggcacatgatgacatgaagttcatcaagaCTGGCCtttcaggagcaatgaccaataaacatgtagagacagtgctcagtgtcactcacacaaacactaaacaccatcagggtaacacatgtaaaattaaaattatgcagtaaacattaactaaactacatcaaatataaaacagaacaccccaatgtatgtaactgatattaaaaataagaagaaacataactattcccataaaatataatgaaatgtaatgggtcatgcagggaaccctaaccctaaccctaactactgtaattttaacaataatttactgtaaaaagtacatgtactctcttgttaaacataaggtaaatttttaccattaattatacaggaaaatcatactttttcaatctaaaattttttatttttacaacattatattgtaaaaactactgtattgtcttttaaaatatataaaaaaatgttactgtatattttactgttaatactcattaatcaattaatgttttatttctgtagcatttttacagtcttttactgttaaaattacagacattttttacagtgtatatacataaaATAACAGCCAGCAGTTACAATCTGTTATTCTGGCTaactcactgtgtgtgtgtgtgtgtgtgtgtgtgtgtgtgtgtgtgtgtgtgtgtgtgtgtgttctctacaTTACAGGAACATTTCACACCGGAGTGCAAGTTTAaggagtgtgtgtttgagaaCTATTATGTGACGTATTCATCAATCTTGTACCGTCAAACAACATCGGGTCGGGCCTGGTACATAGGTATTAACCGAGACGGACAAGTCATGAAAGGGAACCGggtcaaaaagacaaaaggtGCAGCCCACTTCCTGCCTAAACTCATAGAAGGTACGACCTTGTTTCTTATGATTACATgactactatactgtatattactatgTGAATGTTTGCAGAGTAATGATAATATTTAAGGGATGTTCCGGATTAAACACAGTTTAAGAATTTTGACAGCATCTGTTGCTTTCAATTAAGAAATTAAACCTggtctcaatgtgaaaatgtgactctatatatgtttttgcaaaacttgttatacgtgtctccaggtacaattccctgcagtttccaggtgaaatgaacactagaggcactacaacaactgtgtgttttctccactttcactcaaatcatgacttcaatggctgcttattactttataaacacttatttttctctctattactatCATGTTATATCAAGACaattttactctaacgcatcttttgaaaaattattcattttaatgcttgtattacagacccacctacatttatacacttattccaatatgattaaCTTGCGTGGTAGTGCACCTCGTAcatgttggactttggactctgagCACTGCAGTTCAAAACCAGACAAGACTTTAAGCTGACACATGACACGACAGAGACATAGAAGCGACATGAATTGACGGGGTTGcatcagaaaatttgcttttcatttcgcttctgcatttgaaaacactatcggttaaggttaggtgttggttaaggtcAAGGATGTCTATTTTGTTAAACTCTAATTTCTCTTTTCGGACACTGTTGTTTAAGTttagtgtaaagttttaggttagggaggttcgTTTTATTAAAGCCTCCATCTAaagttcaccttaaaaaccttgtctgattacaacctcattttgctcGGTTTttgcaccccctgctggacatttaacATAAAAAGTGCTGCCAAACGTGTTATGAAGCATgtcatttcagttttgcaaaaacattccaatgctcacataaatttcatgagaccaggctgaagaAATTACAAGAAATAATTTCGATTCATCCCTCTGTTTGCAAAAACccctaaacattttatttttatttatttttgaatgtgTGTACAGTAATGCACTGACAAAGGAAGTCTAGGGGTAAGGAATgtcagagggtttaaaagcagaaatgggaagcttgtatttttgtttaaacacttttcgCACAATTTTTGTTCAAAAACAGGCATTTGAGCTGAGAAGTGTTTTATAATGGCCATTAATTTGTAGGACTACCATTCAAGGTGGATTAAGTTCTAGTTATGCATTACTCTTATGGGTGGAGTTTGCTCATAAATAATCCCTGTCTGGCATTCTTAGTGTgtactgtttaaagggatagttcatccaaaaaagaaaattctcatcatttactcaccctcatgccatcccagatgtttatggctttctttctccagtagaacacaaattaaggtttttagaagaatatctcagctctgtaggtccttacaatgcaagtgaatggtgatcagatatttgtagctccaaaaatcacataaaggaaacataaaagttctccatatgactccagtggttaaatctataccttcaaaagtgatatgataggtgtgggtaagaaacagatcaaaatttaagtcctttcttttttactctaaatctccactttcacttttacatctgaaagccacatttggtgcatgtttagtttcactttcacatctgaaagtgaaagtggagattaagagtaaaaaaattacttaaattttgatctgtttcttacccacacctatcatatctcttctgaagatatgataTGGagaacttttatgtttcctttatgtgatttttggagctacaaatgtctgatcaccattcaattgcattgtatggacctacataactacatatacttctaaaaatctttgtatgtgttcttctgaagaaagagagtcatacacatctggaatggcatgagggtgagtaaatgagattttttttttttttttgggtgaactatccctttaagtaaccgTGTTTACTGGCTTTACAAGGTTTTGACAGGAGTTTAAAAACTGGAAATAACTTATCATGTCATAGACAATTTATTAAGTAATTCAATCACACTAGTCTCATATTAATACATACTATGtcgggctatacttttgaaaatgtattttaatgttagtccTGTGCAATGCATTTTCTCTTAGACTTCCGTTGCAAgagcattactgtaaacacaatttttaatttttctacAAATTTTAAAGTGTCTTCTGTGGTAGTCAgtagcatgccacagatgctgatcAACTTGTTTAACTTGAGTTTAAcctgtatttaacctggaacattTCATTTATGAATGAATATTCATTTGTTGATAGTTAAAGGGCCTGTAAGCGCTGATAGTCATTCTGGAACTTCCAACAAACTTAAGCCCTGTTTATGCTGCCAGCGACATTGTCACTGGATGTCATTGGTTCCTGTACTGTATGTCActagtgggcattcctactgctgtcactctaacgttattggtaGACTGCATAACTGGCCATAGCTTCTGAGAATCTGATCACAGGTGAGATATATTGCTGGTAAAACTAACTGGTCTTGCctttaaaaattaacattctgcaagggagagtgtttttatataaactgcagcagtgctcagtgCATTAACCAGATAAATGATCAATGTACGAtttaaactcactcagactgccagCAATTTCTTTAATgtaattctaatttgacaaggaatcagggttacactttattttaatgtgtccttgttacagtgtaattacacaagtaattactgattattactaattaacaacatgtacaatgtacttactataggtttagggttagggtaagggtttggtttagggttagatgCTTGTAATTGcgcataattgactgttattacaatagtaaatacatgtaatatgtgtaacaaggacacattaaaataaagtgttacaggaatcagttttcttgcagctaaaaaattatgattttgaagAGGAAAGTGCTTGTTTCATGGACTGCAGCAgggctcaatgcatcatatcattaaaaataaaaaaagatctatCAATGTATTAATCAAACTCAGTCAGAATGCAGACAGTTGCTGACACTGATTTTCCACGCatcgttttattatatccattcATGAGGTCACAGATAAATTATATAGACCAGTGAAATCTCTCACTACATTATAACTTCTTTGTCTTGCCTGTGCTCGGCTCCAGTATCTTGCAGGAGTCAGATGACATGAGCTCCACTGAATTCACTCCCATTGCTAGTCGCTCTCAAATGTCACTTTTCATTTGCATGAAGTTAAACTTTTATCAACTTTGTTATGTCGCTTGCCACACCCACATAGCCAGTTGTTGCTGTTGCTCATGTTGCTAGAAATCgctctgctctcattgaaaatttaTGAGATCATGTATCTTTGTCGCTGAATGTTGATGGTGGGGTGAATGGGGTTTTAGTCACCGATTTAGACATGCCCCCTCAAAACTCCACCCTCTAAAGATATCGTTGAACAGTTCAGACTGTCACCTAGCGGAAACTGAGCAGTGGGTCTTCTcacagttgtcaaaaacaacagtagcaaaaaaacgcactcaactgacaactgttattaaTCTGAATATGGCATTACACCTAAATGATCCCCTTCAACTTCTACAACGTGCAAATGATTGACAGTAGGCAAAAAAGTGCATCAAagttttctgattggctgatcaaagacTGTGACAGCAGCTgctgtcacatttttgtttgctgtttacacagtctagtgctgtcacagagaacaatgagatttctcaggacactcatttcagtgatatcttttagggagtaggaacattttctgcatacagTTCCATGAAAATCACTTCTAGCACCATTATATAAGGGTATATTTTGACAATTGTTGGCATTTTTAGTGATTTTATCTTTTTATCCTTTTTTCTCCAGTTGCCATGTACAGGGAACCATCTCTACATGATGTTGGTGAACAAAGCCCACCTAGAAAAACAGCAAAAACTTCAGACTCACCTGTCCATAAAAATGCCAAGAAAGACCTGCTTTCTGTACCTGCAGCATCCTAGCAAACAAGAGAAGGAAAGCTTGGCTTGCACGGACATGCAACAACAGAGGCACAGGGGgtacaatacaaataatatttgtGGTCTTTCTGCTGATCCTCAGAAATAAGGTATTCCTACAATGCATCAAGGCTCAAAAGACCCTTGTTAACAGGTTTAAAGCCTATCGCACTTCCCCTTGGTCTCTCCCACTTCCTTAATCGAGGGAATAAATCTGAGCAATAAAAAGGTCAGAGTTTCCTCAAGCACTCTCACTGGCTATGCCCGTTTCGTGACAACAGCTACACCTTAAAGATCTTTGTCTtcctctattttttattttttttaaacaaaagtctTTCATGTCACAAGAAACACTTCCTCCTTGTGAAGCAATTTATGCTTGATATTTAAACCGTTCCCTCCCTTTGTTCAGACATTCACAGATCACTCATATTTGCGGTTTTCTTTCAGAAGCACCTGTTGGCTCTAATCACCTCAGCACCTCTGAGGTCCCCTGCCATCTCTAAGCCCTGTTTGTAATCTTCTTGCCATTCTCCACCTCCTTTGCACTTTGATTAGCTTGAGACACAGAGGCCATTTTCCACTTCACAACACAGAAAAATCCCAGCTCACTCTCTCTGGGACCATTAAGGATGCTGCCACATATATACTCACCCAAaccaaatcacaaaataaataaaacttcccCCTCCTCTAAGGATGAAAACCTCTTTCATAGGCAGTGAAAACCTTTTCTCTGATCATCGCTCCTATACTGATGAGTCTGTGGAGGGtggaaatttgtgtgtgtgtgtgtgtgtgtgtgtggtgaacaGCAATACACTGTAATTTGTAAGATGACTCGGGAGTAGGGCTGCATTATTGCTTCTTTTGGTTGTGAAAAGTTGTTGTTTTCCTTATTGCAATATGCCCAGAGAGCAATATTGGTATAGTTGCACACTTTCTGCTCTCCTCATGTGTGATATTTTAGAGCAGTGTTTCTTAAGACTACTGAGGCTGCAAGATGTCCAAAGTTCATGTACCTACATTCAGTTTCACTCTATCACATTTGGCTGAGGTCAAAGGCACTTCATCCAgctaaatgaaacaaaacacatggTGAAAGGTCCAATTCTTGTGAATTTTCCACTGATAAAACTGGGGAATAGGACCCAAAGGAGCTCATAGAGAATAATTTTGAGCTTTTACTCTATACAAaacaatatttagtttttatacgTTTTCATGTCGTTTTAGTCCAACTTTATTTAAGGTGTCCTTAATATAAcagattttaaatgaaaatgtggtGCATTCAAAGTGTTATGAGGAGCATTACCAATTAATTTCATGCAAACACGCCTTCCGTGTGTTTATTCCTTTTAGTTTTTTCAATGGCTGTTTTACagttttcatatttatttgtccAAGCATTGGCTATAtccagggccgtttctagctataagcggtatAAGCGGCCGCTTAGAGCCCcagagccaccagggggccctgcAAAGCAAGGTTGTTGTTTTCTGTATCAGGCAGCTGTTATGactcaattagacagttataggggcccccttgtggcccgagagAAAAATGAGAATGTAACTGCAATTCATGGGTGGGCCTGGTTCCAGGAGGAGGGGGGTGGATTAGGAgtctccaagtaggatttcgcttagggctcccatatgctcagaaacggccctggctATATCAAGAGCACATTGGTGGTTATAATCAGTATCAGAGCGATACCAAGGACAGAGTTTAAACAAATGACAGGAAATCAAACTTTTGTTCTGCTGATCTGAATAATTTCTCATAGCATGCACCTGGTGTAGAGGAAATTATATCTAATTATAGTTTCAGCTCCTTGCAGCAATGCATTGTAGAGAGAAACAAAGATATTAAGACCAAAGTGGAAAAACTATAGATATATTAGAAATGGCACAGGAAAAAAGACATTTAGATTAGAGTGTTAATCTTTCTGAGATTAGAGAGGAAGAATAGTTTCCTTACTGCTGATGGGCATACAAATCACAATATCCATAGGTAATTCACCATCCCTTGCAAAAGTCGCAAAAGTTTTTGGTGTTAGCATTTTTTAACGTCCCAGACAGATTGTTTTTCAAAGGGGTTGAATCAAAAAGCTCTGCATCTCATAGCTTCTGGGTACACATCATTAAGACTAACGGCATCTTGACTTTTCTTCATAAATGATAATGTGTTTTGTAATTTTGCCAGCAACAATTGCATACCAGCTCAGACTCAGCTTTTTGTAAGTCTCATAAAAcattctttcatttgtttgtctTCAATTTTGAAGTGCTGCAATATCTGAAGGgctatttaaattatgttttgcagGTCCACTTGGTGCAGTAGACACTTACAAGAATAAGTAAACAAAGGCAACACAGCAAGAtagtaatgttaaaaaataaaaaaataaaaacaaaacaggagGCCAGACTGCAAAGGTTTTAAAAACATATGATAAAGACTGTTTTATTAAGCAATGACTTTATGGGTTTTATAGGCATCCCATAATGTATTCATTTAGTTTAATAACATTGATTACAGCATGAAAGTGATTGTTACTTTTAAATGTGCCCCCTCTGTAAATGTCATGATAGAGTCTGTGCTAATTTCTGACCTGGTCAAAAAATGGCTCTTGCATTTTTGAGGGCTTGTTAATCCAATATATGAAGATAAAAAGAGATTAAAGGAGAGATTACTTTCTGCTCTTTAGTTTAAGTCAGTTTCAGCTGACTGTGATGTGCCTATACAACACAacattaaagaaaagaaaagaaaagaaaagaaaagaaaagaaaagaaaagaaaagaaaagaaaagaaaaatgagttCAACTGaaggtaacttttttttttttacttgaattcaCAGTGTTATATATCTGCATTCTTTTATATATTTGGCATGCACACAAAGGCCAAATAGGGTggtttaatgattattttaatgaaacTGCTTCCATTTTTCACTCTCACTGCTACTTTACAGCCATACAAAGAGAGACCAGGAGATAGCTAAGAGCTAATGCTTTTCACTACAGCTAAATAATTATAAGACGAATGTGATGTATGTGTATGCACATGCACAAGATAGAGGGTGACCTTGTAAACTGCCatatttctgtgtttttgttAAACTGAAATTTTGGGGAATCATATTGAATATGACGTTTGCTGAAAGTCCTGGTCATGtcactaatgtgtgtgtgtgtgtgtgtgtgtgtgtgttggggggattaggttacaaactggtaattacaagggtattatactattaatgtggtttatgaggacatttctagaaataaatgcaataattcagatcgcttaaaaaaacgtactatatgttttttttaatttttttttattttattttttttatgttaaaatgcagaaagttttctgtgagggttaggtttagggttaggggatagaatatatagtttgtacaatataaaaatcaagagtcctcataaggatagccgaaccaacgtgtgtgtgtgtgtgtgtgtgtgtgtgtgcatgcgtgtgcgtgtgtgtgtgtgtgtgtgtgtgtgtgtgtgtgtgtgtgtgtgtgtgtgcgtgtgtctaaTACCCATAAGAACACATTACATCCAAGCATCAGgggatatatgtatgtatgtattgttttctttttcagtGATCACCTTTTTCTGCACTGTAGGGGTGGAATGATCCATGGTCTATTCCTCATTGTTGAGACATGTTTTAATGACAGCTGTGTTACTTTCCTCGCAATTTAGAAGAACTTGCCTCTAATAACTAAAGCCACACAGGCTTATTGTCTTTTCTTGA is part of the Myxocyprinus asiaticus isolate MX2 ecotype Aquarium Trade chromosome 2, UBuf_Myxa_2, whole genome shotgun sequence genome and encodes:
- the LOC127455383 gene encoding fibroblast growth factor 14-like isoform X2 encodes the protein MKQTENPQLKGIVTRLYCRHGFYLQMLPDGTLDGTKDESSSFLLFNLIPVGLRIVAIQSTKTGLYIGMNSEGYLYTSEHFTPECKFKECVFENYYVTYSSILYRQTTSGRAWYIGINRDGQVMKGNRVKKTKGAAHFLPKLIEVAMYREPSLHDVGEQSPPRKTAKTSDSPVHKNAKKDLLSVPAAS